The genomic window GTATTGCCATGTACCTGTTTCAAGCGATATGCTGATGCTTCTGGGTGCAGCATCTGCGTTAATTCCTGGGGCGATCGCGGCCAAAACTGCTGAGTAAAAAAGCCGTGTTGCCAATTTCCTAAGAGACTACAAGTTAGGTATGGTAGTCCCTCCCAATTATGCCAATCCCAAGTGTGCATCTTGAACCAAACCTAAACAGAAACTTATCCGCCAATCAATGCTAACTTGAACAACGGAATTTCGGTTAATGGCTGTGGAACTTGATCAGCAAAAATTATTAGCCGCCCTCACCGCAGGGCGTGAGTATGATTATTTACCGTTTTCGCTACACATTTTTGATAGTGTTGCTTCCACTAACCGCACCCTATGGGAATTAATCACCCAAGGGGCAGGGGTAGGGAATGTAGTGGTTGCCACACAGCAAACAGCAGGTAGGGGACAATGGGGACGACAGTGGACTTCCCCAACAGGAGGACTATATCTTTCTGTGGCGATCGCGCCTAATTTAGCAGCTAACGCTAGCTACCAACTGACTTTAGCTACTGCTTGGGGCATTGCTGATCAGTTGCGTCGATGTGGTATTAGTGTAGGGATTAAATGGCCGAATGATTTAGTATTAGATGGTCGTAAATTAGGCGGCATTTTGACAGAAACCAAAGTTAACCAAGGCAAAATCACACAAGCCGTGATTGGCGTTGGCATTAACTGGTCAAATCCAGTGCCGGAGACAGGGATTAATTTACAGTCATGGCAACAGAGCAGGGGGGCAGGGGGGCAGGGGGGCAGGGAGCAGGGGGAGAATACTCATACAAATTCTGTCTCCCAGCCCCCAATCCCCAGTCCCCAATCCCCAATCCCTTGTCTAGAAATCCTCACCTGTAAGGTTTTACTGGGAATAGAATCCGGTATGGCTTGCCTTTTGGAAGAAGGAGTAAGCATACTATTGTCTCGCTATGTAGAATTTTTGGTGAACATGGGCGATCGCGTTTACGTCAATGATCTACCAGGCAATGTTGTCGGCGTAACACCTCAAGGGAACTTACGAGTATCCTTAGAGAGAGATTGCATAACTGATATGAAAACACCAGAAATTTCTTTAGAACCCGGTAAAATTAGTTTGGGTTATCGTAAGTCTTGAGGTTCATATTAGGTTTGTTCACAATGAAAGCTCTTTGGGCAAGACAAACCACTAGCATCATCTCTTTAGGCAAATAAGACACAACTCAACTGAGAGAAAAAATGACGCAGCGCAATCACTCTGCCCATAATCCGAAAAAACACCTAGCCCATACTCTACCAGCACAAAGTCTGTGTTGGTTAAGTAGCGTTAGCCTCCTAAGTGGCGGTATGGTGTTTGCTCAAACGGAAAAATCAATAGATAACATCGTTCCTACTATTGAAAATTCCCAACCGACAGCAACAACGAATTTCGTGAAAAAAGATGTTGTTGTACCAACAGCATCTCAACCCCAGCCAAAATTATCTGAACGGCAAACCCAACTCAGACAAAGACTACGTAAACCAGAAGTTTCTCAATCACCAAAACCAGTCAGACAATCTAAACCCAAAGTTGAGATTGAGCCGACTGAGCCAGTTTTTAGTGTGAAAAAGTCACAACCGCAAGTAGAAACTTCCCAAGTTGCACCAGAGCAAGACTCAAAGGTTAAACCAAAACTAGAAGTAACTACCCCAAAACTTTCCGTACCTGATAAGAAACCAGCAGTTGCTCAACCATCATTAACTAATAAAAAACCAGTAGTTGCCCAGCCATCTAACGAATCAGATAAGAATCAAAGCATTACAGTTCGGCAACCCAAGCGGGATTATAACAACGCCTATATTGACCCCCAAGATTACAACCCTAATACTGCGGGTACTTATCAAGCACCAAATTCTGTAATTCTCACAGAACGTTCTAGTGGTTGTCGCACCATTTTGTCTTCTGGACAAGGGGTAGCTAGCGCGTGCGCTCAAACACCATCTGTAGCTAATTCCAGTGGTAAATCATCCCCCACATGGCTGAGAAGAAGTCAAAATGCTCAGTTAGCTACGACATCACCAGTCCGTTCCCTCGCTAATGCGAACAGCCAAAGCAGATGGCGTGGTTCACAAGTGAGTTCTGGTAGCGTCAATAAAGGGGCTTTTCAATCTAACCGATTTATTCCCAACCCCAGCGAATTCGCCACCACTAGAGTTAGTGCCACCCCCATTGCACCCAGTGGTGGTACACTAACCCCACCAATGGCAGAAGGGAACATCGCCCCTCGCGTTAGTACCGTAGCTTATGACATTCCATTGGCATCAGTATTGCCAAAAATTCCCTACACAGGTACATTAGCCTACCGTGGCGGTAGTGGTATGGTGTATCCCCTTGCCGTAGCATCGCCCATTACATCTTTATTTGGCTGGCGAATTCACCCCATCACAGGCGATCGCCGTTTCCATGCTGGTACTGATTTAGGTGCGCCTCTAGGTACACCCATTTTAGCAACCGGGAAAGGTCAAGTAGCAACTGCTGATTGGGTGGGTGGTTACGGTTTAACTGTCATCCTCAACCACAGTTCTGCTCAACAAACCCTCTACGGTCATATGTCAGAAATCTTGGTTCAACCAGGACAATGGGTAGAAGCAGGAACTGTAATTGGGCGAGTAGGTAGCACTGGTAACTCCACAGGCCCCCACCTCCACTTTGAAGTCCGTCACCTCACACAGAACGGATGGGTGGCTGTTGACCCCGGTGTACAATTACAGGTTGCCCTCAGCCAGTTATTGCAAGGCGTACAAACAGCGCAGGCGTTGAAGAGGGAGTAGGAAATTAGGGGTGTAGGGGTGTAGGGGTGTAGGGGTGTAGGGGTGTAGGGGTGTAGGGGTGTAGGGGTGTAGGGGTGTAGGGGTGTAGGGGAGACAAGGTAGATTATGCCCAATCCCTAATCCCTAATCCCCAATCCCCAACCCCTATAAATACCCGTGTTCTGCTAAGAATGCGGGTGTAACTTCACTGAAACTGGAATCATCTAAATATGTGAGAGATTTTTTGCCAGGGTGAAGGAACTTTTCCACGTATTTGCCAAGAATATCACCTTCTAAATTTACCAAACTGCCAGAAACGAGATAGCGGAGATTGGTGTCAGCGTAGGTGAGAGGAATAACCGCTACGGTAAACTGAGATAATTCGGGATTGTAAGCAGCTACTGTCAGACTAATGCCATTGACAGTGATACTACCCTTAGGGACAATGTAACGAGCGATCGCTTCGGATGCAGTGAAAGTCATTTCCCAAGAACTGGCAGTCTGTTGAGCATCTAGCAAGCTGCCTACACCGTCTACGTGACCCATGACAAAATGACCGCCAACTTTACCGCCAACGCGAAGTGAAGTTTCTAGGTTAACGTACCTTTGTTGTGTCTGCTCATAGCCTAGAGTTGTCCGGCGCAAAGTTTCCGGGGAAGCTGAGGCGATAAATCCATCAAGCAAAATTTCTTCTACTGTTAGGCAAACACCGTCTACCGCAACACTGTCACCGTAAGCTAGATCATCCATAATTAAGGATGACTGACTCACACAAGTAATTTGCCATGAATCACCCTCTAAGGGTTTGATTGTTCCTAATGCTTGAATTAATCCTGTAAACACGGTTCTTTTGCAAAACTATCTCTATTTATTACTTAATTTTGCCGAAAATCCACTGGTAATTCTCACAATAATGTCGAAAATTCTGAGTATATTTTCTGACTGTCTTTATTATAAGTTAATTAACACAATGGCATCCTTCACAAGTCATACTTGGTTAAGAAGGTTATTGTCTACAAAGACCCATTTAATTTACTCTGGTGTTCACAACCAGTTCGGAGTTTAATAGAGGCAATTATAGAAAACGATGCCTATGTTTATTCTTGATCTTAGTTACCCGCTTCAGGGTATTATTTATCACTTAACAATTAAGCACTTAAAGGATTGTAGAGGGTTAGCCAATGATTGAAATGAGAGTCGCTGGCATAGCATTAGATGCCATAACCCGTAGTCCGATAGTCTTGTTGAAAGATGCCTCAGATCGGCGGGCGTTGCCAATTTATATTGGTCAAGAACAGGCTAGGGCAATTATGGGCGCATTGGAGAATCAAAAGCCTCCTCGACCCTTAACCCATGACCTAATTGTCAATATTCTCGAAACCTGGAGTATGACTCTAGAAAAAGTGATTATTCATTCTTTGCAGAAGGATACATTTTATGCAGCGTTAATTGTGCAACAAGGCGAAGTCAAAAAAGAAATTGATGCGCGTCCTAGCGATGCGATCGCAGTGGCGTTGCGGACAAATACTCCAATTTGGGTCATGGAAGAAGTCATTGCTGATGCTTCTATTCCTGTTGATCGTGATGCTGATGAAGCAGAACAACAAGCCTTCCGAGAATTTATTTCTAACCTTCGTCCTGAAGATTTAATTAAACGATTTGGTAATGACGAAAGTTAAATCAGTGATGAGTGATGAGTGCTGTTAGCGGTAGCGGTAGCGGGGCGTTTAGCCCGTGCTGAGTGATGAGTGCTGAGTGCTGTTAGCGGCGCGTGAGCAGCGTGCTAAATAGCTACAAGTACAAACCTGAACTCCAAACAAAATCTAATTTCCTAATTACGAATTACCAAAACTCAGCACTTTCAACTGAGAACTTAACTTTATGCACTACCGACGCTTTGGGAAAACAAATCTCTATTTATCGGTTTTTTCTCTAGGTACAATGCGCTATCTTGCTGATGTTGAAACCGCACAGCAAACCATAGCCAAAGCCTTAGAAATGGGAATTAATCATATAGAAACAGCCAGAGGTTACGGTAAAAGTGAGGAGTATCTGGGTGCAGCGATCGCTCTTGGATTATCAGTAACCCGTTCCAAAGTGTATATTACTACCAAAATTCCACCTACTGCTGATGCTGATAGTATGCGGCGGTGCATTGATGAATCCTTAACTAGATTGAACTTAGATTATCTAGATTGCTTAGGAATTCATGGCTTAAATACTTGGGAACATCTGGAGTTGGTGCAGGCCAAAGGTGGCTGTATGACAGCTGTAGCAGAGGCGATCGCTGACGGTAGAGTTAGACACGTTGGCTTTTCCACCCACGGATCATTAGAAGTAATTCAAGCCGCCATAAATACAGATTTATTTGAATTTGTCAATCTGCATTATTACTATTTTTTTCAAAGAAACGCGCCAGCGATTCAGTTAGCAACTGAGAAGGACATGGGCGTTTTTATTATTTCTCCAGCCGACAAGGGAGGAAGGCTATACACACCACCCCAAACCCTCAAAGATTTGTGTCAGCCGTTTTCACCTTTAGAATTAAACTATCGGTTTTTATTAAGTGACAACCGCATAACTACCCTGAGTATAGGGCCAGCTAACCCAGAAGAATTAATTGAACCTTTACAAGTTGCTGATAGTAATGGTGAGCTAACATCAGCCGAAAATTTGATTTTACAAAATTTAGAAAATCATCAAAACCAAATTTTAGAAACTGAAAAATGTAGCCAATGCTATGCTTGTTTACCCTGTCCAGAAAAGATTAACATTCCCGAAGTTTTGCGGCTACGCAATCTAGCAGTAGCCTATGACATGACAGATTACGGGCAATATCGTTATGGTATGTTTGAAAACGCTGGTCATTGGTTTCCAGGAATGAAAGCCAACCGTTGTATAGAATGCGGTGATTGTTTACCTCGGTGTCCAAAAAACCTAGATATTCCTGCTTTATTAGCAGATACGCATGATCGACTTAAAGGAAAATCTGGTAGAAGACTTTGGGGATAATTCGTAATGGACTAACGTCCCGCTCCGCTAACGTAATTTAGAATATAGAGCAGTAGCATATCTTGCCTTCTCTTGAGGCTGTCGCTACCTAATAAAACTATGCAAATAACGCAACAGCGATATTACACCCCAGAGGAATATTTAGCACTAGAAGAAGCGGCTGAATACAAAAGTGAATATATTGACGGGCAAATAATTCCAATGGCAGGTGGAACAGTAAATTATAATCAAATAGCACTTAACTTAAGCACTGAGTTGAATTTTGCTTTCAAAAAGCAAAACTATCACGTTTATATGGGTGATGTTCGGTTATGGATACCTCAAAGGCGTATTTACACATACCCAGATGTCATGATTGTGGCGGATGACCCGGAATTTTTCAATAACCGCACAGATATGATTCTCAACCCACAGGTAATAGTTGAAGTTTTATCTGAGTCTACCAAAGGTTATGAGCGCGAATATAAGTTTCAGATTTATCGGACAATTTCTACCTTCCAAGAATATTTATTAATTGATCAAACCAGAATCTACATAGAACATTTTTCTAAAACTGGTAAAAAGCAATGGAATTTACGCGAGTACGATGCAGAAGATGAAAAAATATCTTTGGTTAATATCCCCTTTGAAATTTTCTTACAGGATTTATATAACAAGGTAAAGTTTGAACTTGTGGAATCGGAGGGAGTGAGAACTGAAAGTGTTGATGTGGAGTGAGGAGTGCAATAGTCTGCGCCCAAAGGTCAGTCATCGCTGATTATTTGGACAATATTTTCTGTTAAATCTGTTAAAGTGGATTTTGAGTAGGTATACCTATAGCGCGGGGAAACTTCGCTGGTGTAGCTGCTACCTTCCGTAAATACAAGCAATGACGAATACTGTTAGTTAGAGGTGTCGTAAACTCTTCAATTGATTCAATTTCGCCACCCAATTGATTGACTGCATTTTGTAAAGTTATAGTTTCTTCCTCCGTCCAAGTACCACGATAAATTACTGCTAAACCACCTTCCTTGAGTAAAGGGAGAGTATATTCAGCACAAACTGAGGCATTACCAACAGCGCGGATTAATGCTATATCGTAGTGTTTTCGATGTTGCGGTTGCTGACCAATTTCTTCAGCCCTTGCAACGAGAGTTTTAGCATTAGTAACAGCAAGTTCGCTCAATATTTGGTCTATAAAAGTAATTTTTTTGCGGGTAGAATCTGCCAGGGTAATTGTCGAATTAGGTACAATCATCGCTACAGGAATACCAGGAAAACCAGCACCTGTACCAATATCAATTACAGATGCACCTGTTTCGAGAGACGAGATAAATTTTTGCTGTGGTGCAATTCCCCGCAAAGAATCCCAAAGATGCTTTTCCCAAAACTCTTGAGGTTCGGTAATGCGAGTTAAATTTAACTGACGATTTCCTTCCAAGATTAATTCATACAGTTGCTGAAATCCCCTGTTCTGTTCGTCAATAGGTTGCCAATTAAGAGTTTGTTGCCAAATTTCTGCCATTTCTGGCAATAAGCTAGTCATTTCCCCTACATCCATATTTCACACGGTCGCTTGAGCTTCTTTCGCCTTAGCTTCTAGTATTGCAGGGTCAACTGATTCTAGTTCACCCTGTTTGAGTGTCCAGCAACGGTCTGCGATCGCTAGCATATCACCGGCATCATGTGTTACTACTAACAATGTCCAATCTTGTTTGAGTTTTGCTAATAAACTCACTAGTTGCCGACGCATTGACCAATCTAAGCCGGCTGTGGGTTCATCTAACAATAATAGGTTTGGCTGGCGAATCAGTTGCACTGCTAAGGCTAAACGGCGTTGCTGTCCTCCACTTAAAGCATGAGGCGCGGCGGAAAGGGATAAATGCTCTAATCCTACTTCGCTTAATGCTTGCCTAACACGTTCAGAGCCTAGTTCGGGATGCCCTAAACGTAATTCTTCTAAAATCGTACCACCACAAAAATGTCGTTCTGGAAACTGGAATACTAAGCCAGCTAATTGTTGTAGTTGTTCAGCAATGAGTTCTTGTTCTCGCCAAAAAACCTTACCGGATGTGGGTTCAGCCAGTCCAGACAATATCTCTAGTAAGGTACTTTTACCAGAACCACTAGGGCCAATAATCAAACATAGCTGTTGGGGTGGTAATTCCAAGTTGACCGATTTGAGAATTGCCGTTGGGCAAGCTGTGGGATGATACGTTAGATTTCTGAGATAGAGCATTTGTTAAGATTACCAAAAAGTTGGCGAAGAACTCACTAATTAAGATTAACTACAACCAGAACACCTAGAAAATTCGGACAGGGTTCATAGAGTATTTTTCATGAAAATTCCAACTCAAGCAGTCACAATCATCTTTATTTTCTCATTTTGACAAATTCAGCCATTAGTAATAGCTACAACAAATATGGGAACTTAGAAAAATTACTCATGTCAACTGTATAGACTATTCTGACTTAAAAAAAGGTCATTTTTAGTTAACTTTTTTCTGCATTTTAAGTAACATATAGAACCATTTCAACCGCAATTTTTCTGAGGCTAGTAATGAATAAAAAGTTCTTTTCTCCTCAAACGCTAAGATTTTCCCAATTAACTAGACTAGCTCAGGCGACTTTTGGCGTGGCGATCGCACTAAATCTTTGGGTAAGTCCAACTTTCGCTGGTGATCCGTTTCGTACTAGTGAGCCGCGTAAGATTGGCGACAACACAGAAGCGGCCTTTAAAGCAGTTTTTTACAAAGGTGACTATCCAGCCGCAGAACGTTATCTCAAACAAGCAGTATCTAGCGAATCAAATGAACCCCTAGCTTATGCGATGAAGGCATCTTTAGCATACATGAAGGGAGATTTGGCAGGACTAGACAATTTCAGCCAAAAAACTCTAGAAACTGGGCAAAAATTGATTGCTACTGACGAATTACGGGGTAATATATACAGTGCTGTCGGGCATTTTTTGTCAGGAGCAGTCATTCTTACCCGTGAAGGGACAATCAAAGGCGCGCCCAAAGCCTTAACTCGGCTCAGACAAGTTTATCAACATCTAGATAAAGCTGAGGCTATTTCTCCTAAAGACCCAGAACTCAACTTGGTTAAGGGTTACATGGATTTGATGCTGGCTGTTAGTTTACCCTTTGCTAATCCAGATGAAGCAATTGAACGTTTAGAAACCAATGCAGCACCTGAATATTTAGCTCATCGGGGGATTGCGATCGCCTATCGTGACTTAAAACAATACTCTCAAGCCTTAGATTACGCCAACCGCGCCATAAAAGTTGCAGCAGACAACCCAGAGTTGTATTATCTAAAAGCCCAAATTCTTAAAGAACAGGGTACAAAAGACCAAAACCAGCCACTAATTAAAGAAGCGATCGCTAATTTTGACAAAGCCTTAACCAAAAAATCTCAACTCCCCGGAGATTTGGTAAAACAAATCGAACGTGAACGCAATAGTGCAGTAAATAGTTTAAATAAATAATTCAAGTGGGTGATGAAAGGAATGGGAATTGAGCATGGGTAGAAAAAAGTTAAAAGTTAAAATATCTTTTCCTTTTACCTTTTTACTCCCCAGTCCCTAATCCCCAATCCCCAATCCCCAATCCCCAATCCCCAATCCCTAATAACCAAGATGTACATTCAATTTCGTGAAGTTAATCAATTTGATGTTTGGATTTGGCTGAAATTTAGTACAGTCCCTTCTCAACGTGAAAAACAGTATATAGAAGAAGTATTTAATTCCTGGTTTTACTTAGGAAAATTAGGTGGGTTTAATGCTGAAAACCTGCAAGTGCAGGAAACAGGGCTAGATTTAAGTTATATGGATTATGACACCCAAGGTTATGACAAAAGCCTACTGGCGTTAATGCACAACATGGGTGAGTTTGAGTATGAAGGAGAGTGGGGACGTTGTTGGTTTGACTTGGGGACAAGTGATGCGATCGCTTTAGATATTTTAATCAATGCTCTCACCCAAATCAGTCAAGAATACGTCACTATTGAAGCCTTGTATATTGGTGGCGAAAATGAAGATTGGCCTGTAGAAGATAGTGATAGTCGTACTTACTCTATTTACGATAATTAATTAGACACAATGGGTAAACACAATGAAATCCGGGTGATAGCCTTGGGGCTAATTCAGGATGAAAAAAGAATTTTTGTTTCTGAAGGTTATGACCCCGTAAAACAATCAAAATTTTACCGTGCTTTGGGTGGTGGTGTTGACTTTTGTGAAACTAGCTTGGAAGCTTTAAAACGAGAATTCCAAGAGGAAATCCAAGCTGATTTAACTAATATTCGCTA from Nostoc sp. UHCC 0870 includes these protein-coding regions:
- a CDS encoding biotin--[acetyl-CoA-carboxylase] ligase, translating into MAVELDQQKLLAALTAGREYDYLPFSLHIFDSVASTNRTLWELITQGAGVGNVVVATQQTAGRGQWGRQWTSPTGGLYLSVAIAPNLAANASYQLTLATAWGIADQLRRCGISVGIKWPNDLVLDGRKLGGILTETKVNQGKITQAVIGVGINWSNPVPETGINLQSWQQSRGAGGQGGREQGENTHTNSVSQPPIPSPQSPIPCLEILTCKVLLGIESGMACLLEEGVSILLSRYVEFLVNMGDRVYVNDLPGNVVGVTPQGNLRVSLERDCITDMKTPEISLEPGKISLGYRKS
- a CDS encoding peptidoglycan DD-metalloendopeptidase family protein, which codes for MTQRNHSAHNPKKHLAHTLPAQSLCWLSSVSLLSGGMVFAQTEKSIDNIVPTIENSQPTATTNFVKKDVVVPTASQPQPKLSERQTQLRQRLRKPEVSQSPKPVRQSKPKVEIEPTEPVFSVKKSQPQVETSQVAPEQDSKVKPKLEVTTPKLSVPDKKPAVAQPSLTNKKPVVAQPSNESDKNQSITVRQPKRDYNNAYIDPQDYNPNTAGTYQAPNSVILTERSSGCRTILSSGQGVASACAQTPSVANSSGKSSPTWLRRSQNAQLATTSPVRSLANANSQSRWRGSQVSSGSVNKGAFQSNRFIPNPSEFATTRVSATPIAPSGGTLTPPMAEGNIAPRVSTVAYDIPLASVLPKIPYTGTLAYRGGSGMVYPLAVASPITSLFGWRIHPITGDRRFHAGTDLGAPLGTPILATGKGQVATADWVGGYGLTVILNHSSAQQTLYGHMSEILVQPGQWVEAGTVIGRVGSTGNSTGPHLHFEVRHLTQNGWVAVDPGVQLQVALSQLLQGVQTAQALKRE
- a CDS encoding riboflavin synthase, whose translation is MFTGLIQALGTIKPLEGDSWQITCVSQSSLIMDDLAYGDSVAVDGVCLTVEEILLDGFIASASPETLRRTTLGYEQTQQRYVNLETSLRVGGKVGGHFVMGHVDGVGSLLDAQQTASSWEMTFTASEAIARYIVPKGSITVNGISLTVAAYNPELSQFTVAVIPLTYADTNLRYLVSGSLVNLEGDILGKYVEKFLHPGKKSLTYLDDSSFSEVTPAFLAEHGYL
- a CDS encoding bifunctional nuclease family protein translates to MIEMRVAGIALDAITRSPIVLLKDASDRRALPIYIGQEQARAIMGALENQKPPRPLTHDLIVNILETWSMTLEKVIIHSLQKDTFYAALIVQQGEVKKEIDARPSDAIAVALRTNTPIWVMEEVIADASIPVDRDADEAEQQAFREFISNLRPEDLIKRFGNDES
- a CDS encoding aldo/keto reductase codes for the protein MHYRRFGKTNLYLSVFSLGTMRYLADVETAQQTIAKALEMGINHIETARGYGKSEEYLGAAIALGLSVTRSKVYITTKIPPTADADSMRRCIDESLTRLNLDYLDCLGIHGLNTWEHLELVQAKGGCMTAVAEAIADGRVRHVGFSTHGSLEVIQAAINTDLFEFVNLHYYYFFQRNAPAIQLATEKDMGVFIISPADKGGRLYTPPQTLKDLCQPFSPLELNYRFLLSDNRITTLSIGPANPEELIEPLQVADSNGELTSAENLILQNLENHQNQILETEKCSQCYACLPCPEKINIPEVLRLRNLAVAYDMTDYGQYRYGMFENAGHWFPGMKANRCIECGDCLPRCPKNLDIPALLADTHDRLKGKSGRRLWG
- a CDS encoding Uma2 family endonuclease, translated to MQITQQRYYTPEEYLALEEAAEYKSEYIDGQIIPMAGGTVNYNQIALNLSTELNFAFKKQNYHVYMGDVRLWIPQRRIYTYPDVMIVADDPEFFNNRTDMILNPQVIVEVLSESTKGYEREYKFQIYRTISTFQEYLLIDQTRIYIEHFSKTGKKQWNLREYDAEDEKISLVNIPFEIFLQDLYNKVKFELVESEGVRTESVDVE
- the rsmG gene encoding 16S rRNA (guanine(527)-N(7))-methyltransferase RsmG produces the protein MTSLLPEMAEIWQQTLNWQPIDEQNRGFQQLYELILEGNRQLNLTRITEPQEFWEKHLWDSLRGIAPQQKFISSLETGASVIDIGTGAGFPGIPVAMIVPNSTITLADSTRKKITFIDQILSELAVTNAKTLVARAEEIGQQPQHRKHYDIALIRAVGNASVCAEYTLPLLKEGGLAVIYRGTWTEEETITLQNAVNQLGGEIESIEEFTTPLTNSIRHCLYLRKVAATPAKFPRAIGIPTQNPL
- a CDS encoding ABC transporter ATP-binding protein, which translates into the protein MLYLRNLTYHPTACPTAILKSVNLELPPQQLCLIIGPSGSGKSTLLEILSGLAEPTSGKVFWREQELIAEQLQQLAGLVFQFPERHFCGGTILEELRLGHPELGSERVRQALSEVGLEHLSLSAAPHALSGGQQRRLALAVQLIRQPNLLLLDEPTAGLDWSMRRQLVSLLAKLKQDWTLLVVTHDAGDMLAIADRCWTLKQGELESVDPAILEAKAKEAQATV
- a CDS encoding Sll0314/Alr1548 family TPR repeat-containing protein; translated protein: MNKKFFSPQTLRFSQLTRLAQATFGVAIALNLWVSPTFAGDPFRTSEPRKIGDNTEAAFKAVFYKGDYPAAERYLKQAVSSESNEPLAYAMKASLAYMKGDLAGLDNFSQKTLETGQKLIATDELRGNIYSAVGHFLSGAVILTREGTIKGAPKALTRLRQVYQHLDKAEAISPKDPELNLVKGYMDLMLAVSLPFANPDEAIERLETNAAPEYLAHRGIAIAYRDLKQYSQALDYANRAIKVAADNPELYYLKAQILKEQGTKDQNQPLIKEAIANFDKALTKKSQLPGDLVKQIERERNSAVNSLNK
- a CDS encoding DUF3531 family protein; its protein translation is MYIQFREVNQFDVWIWLKFSTVPSQREKQYIEEVFNSWFYLGKLGGFNAENLQVQETGLDLSYMDYDTQGYDKSLLALMHNMGEFEYEGEWGRCWFDLGTSDAIALDILINALTQISQEYVTIEALYIGGENEDWPVEDSDSRTYSIYDN